One Maribacter cobaltidurans genomic window carries:
- a CDS encoding quinol:cytochrome C oxidoreductase, with the protein MYTFSNRLKIGSIILMAVGLLGIIGGFVMAPGTVEEAKAMVASHDDGHGGGHDTAASHDAEMEHGAAAEHGGGHDVSYDEHLLSQLKNRPWAALYVAAFFFMMIALGVLAFYAIQRAAQAGWSPLLFRVMEGITAYLVPGGIIVFVILVLSVLHMNHLFVWMDPEVVAHDELLQGKSGYLNPTFFLIRAAIFLGGWIAYREYSRKLSLKQDESTDNSSFKLNFRISAAFLVFYLISESIMSWDWIMSVEPHWFSTLFGWYIFASMFVSGITVIAMVTIYLKSKGLLPDVNDSHIHDLAKFMFGISIFWTYLWFSQFMLIWYSNIPEEVTYYVTRIQDYKLPFFGMVAMNFLFPVLLLMNSDYKRINWFVVLTGIVILAGHYMDIFNAIMPSTVGDQWFIGIPEIGAILFFAGLFIFWVFRALTTVPLQPKRNPFIEESRHFHY; encoded by the coding sequence ATGTATACGTTTTCAAATAGACTTAAAATAGGTTCCATCATTCTAATGGCCGTAGGCTTATTGGGTATTATTGGTGGTTTTGTTATGGCTCCTGGAACAGTCGAGGAGGCAAAGGCAATGGTTGCCAGTCATGATGACGGACATGGAGGTGGTCATGATACGGCCGCTTCTCACGACGCAGAAATGGAACATGGTGCTGCTGCCGAACATGGCGGAGGGCATGATGTATCCTACGATGAGCATTTATTAAGTCAGTTAAAAAATAGGCCTTGGGCGGCACTTTATGTTGCGGCATTTTTCTTTATGATGATTGCTTTGGGTGTCCTTGCCTTTTATGCAATACAAAGAGCGGCACAGGCAGGTTGGTCCCCTTTATTATTTAGAGTAATGGAGGGTATAACAGCATATTTGGTACCAGGCGGAATTATTGTATTTGTAATCTTAGTACTTTCTGTACTTCACATGAACCACCTGTTTGTTTGGATGGATCCTGAAGTAGTTGCACACGATGAGTTATTGCAGGGAAAATCGGGATACTTGAATCCTACTTTTTTCTTGATAAGGGCAGCAATTTTTTTAGGTGGTTGGATTGCTTACAGGGAATACTCAAGAAAATTATCCTTAAAGCAGGATGAATCAACGGATAATTCAAGTTTCAAATTGAATTTTAGAATATCAGCTGCATTCTTGGTATTTTATCTTATTTCCGAATCTATAATGTCTTGGGACTGGATAATGAGTGTAGAACCACATTGGTTCAGTACGTTATTCGGTTGGTATATTTTTGCCAGTATGTTTGTATCTGGTATTACGGTAATCGCCATGGTTACTATTTATTTAAAATCAAAGGGTCTCTTGCCAGATGTTAATGACAGCCATATCCATGATTTGGCCAAGTTCATGTTCGGTATCAGTATTTTTTGGACCTACCTATGGTTTTCACAATTCATGCTTATTTGGTATTCCAACATTCCGGAAGAGGTTACCTATTATGTTACCAGAATACAGGACTACAAGCTGCCGTTCTTTGGAATGGTCGCAATGAACTTTTTGTTTCCCGTACTTCTTTTAATGAACAGTGACTACAAAAGAATTAACTGGTTCGTTGTTTTGACCGGTATCGTTATTTTGGCCGGACATTATATGGACATTTTCAATGCCATTATGCCTTCTACAGTGGGAGATCAATGGTTTATCGGAATTCCTGAGATAGGTGCAATTCTATTTTTTGCAGGATTATTTATATTTTGGGTCTTTAGGGCACTCACCACAGTACCTCTGCAACCTAAAAGAAATCCTTTTATTGAAGAAAGTAGACACTTTCATTATTAG
- a CDS encoding cytochrome c oxidase subunit II yields MTTLLTLAVLVLVAIAIWQMTKIFELSQLRTDNSEVANDKDNKNNGYLMFAFLVFIYGITIFSFAKYGKVLLPEAASEHGSDYDTLMLISMVIIFIVQIITQALLHYFAFKYRGEKGKRALFYADNNRLEFIWTIIPVIVLAGLILYGLYTWTNITDINDDDDPLVIELYAQQFNWTARYAGADNTLGSANVRMIDIDRANVLGLDESDSYAEDDVIVKELHLPVGRKVNFKMRSQDVLHSAYMPHFRAQMNCVPGMITEFSFTPVYTTEEMRQNPDIVEKVKRTNQIRAEKSAETGEVIDPWEFDYVLLCNKICGKSHYNMQMKIIVETEEEYMEWMKGQSTFAETVMKDDSNPAFNSVDGVSMSEMD; encoded by the coding sequence ATGACAACATTATTGACTTTAGCTGTTTTAGTTCTCGTGGCAATTGCCATCTGGCAAATGACCAAGATATTTGAGTTATCACAGCTTAGAACAGATAATTCAGAGGTTGCGAATGACAAGGATAACAAGAACAACGGTTATCTTATGTTTGCATTTCTTGTCTTTATTTACGGTATCACTATTTTTAGTTTTGCAAAGTATGGTAAAGTGCTTTTGCCGGAAGCAGCTTCAGAGCATGGTTCTGACTATGATACTTTGATGTTGATATCCATGGTAATCATCTTTATTGTTCAAATTATCACGCAAGCACTTTTACATTATTTTGCATTTAAGTATAGAGGCGAAAAAGGTAAAAGGGCATTATTTTATGCCGATAATAACCGCTTGGAGTTCATTTGGACCATCATACCGGTTATTGTATTGGCCGGTTTGATTCTTTATGGATTATATACTTGGACAAATATTACCGATATTAACGATGACGACGACCCTTTGGTCATTGAACTGTATGCGCAACAGTTTAATTGGACAGCTAGGTACGCAGGTGCGGATAACACCCTTGGTAGTGCGAACGTTCGTATGATCGATATTGATAGGGCTAACGTATTAGGTTTGGATGAATCTGATTCCTATGCGGAGGATGATGTAATAGTAAAGGAGCTACATTTGCCCGTAGGAAGAAAGGTGAATTTTAAAATGAGGTCTCAAGATGTATTGCATTCGGCGTACATGCCTCACTTCAGGGCCCAGATGAACTGTGTTCCCGGAATGATTACGGAGTTTTCTTTTACTCCAGTCTATACTACAGAAGAGATGCGCCAAAATCCCGATATCGTGGAAAAGGTAAAAAGGACAAACCAAATCAGGGCCGAAAAGTCGGCTGAAACCGGTGAGGTGATTGATCCATGGGAGTTTGACTATGTATTGTTATGTAATAAAATTTGTGGTAAATCACATTATAACATGCAGATGAAAATCATTGTAGAGACGGAAGAAGAATATATGGAGTGGATGAAGGGTCAATCTACCTTCGCAGAAACGGTTATGAAGGATGATAGTAATCCTGCATTCAATTCTGTAGATGGAGTATCTATGTCCGAAATGGATTAA
- the nrfD gene encoding NrfD/PsrC family molybdoenzyme membrane anchor subunit: MASHYEAPIRKPLVVGDKGYHDVTVDIAAPVEGRANKHWWIVFSIALVAFLWGVGCIIYTISTGIGTWGLNKTVNWAWDITNFVWWVGIGHAGTLISAVLLLFRQKWRMAINRSAEAMTIFSVIQAGLFPIIHMGRPWLAYWVLPIPNQFGSLWVNFNSPLLWDVFAISTYLSVSLVFWWTGLLPDFAMLRDRAILPFQKKIYSLLSFGWSGRAKDWQRFEEVSLVLAGLATPLVLSVHTIVSFDFATSVIPGWHTTIFPPYFVAGAIFSGFAMVNTLLIIMRKVCSLEAYITVQHIELMNIVIMLTGSIVGCAYITELFMAWYSGVEYEQYAFLNRATGPYWWAYWSMMTCNVFSPQFMWFKKLRTSIMFSFFISIVVNIGMWFERFVIIVTSLHRDYLPSSWTMFSPTFVDIGIFIGTIGFFFVLFLLYARTFPVIAQAEVKSILKSSGERYKKLRDAGKPLYQISNERVVVKEEPIITDDVLMGETEPTTGDKVGVSELLSSIGTFDSTKQTPDDLKKVKGIGPQMEATLNEIGIFTFAQVARMTEKEYNLLDSITGSFPGRAQRDDWAGQAKLLNNKK, translated from the coding sequence ATGGCGTCGCATTACGAAGCACCTATACGAAAACCCCTAGTAGTTGGAGACAAAGGCTACCACGATGTTACTGTGGATATTGCCGCTCCAGTAGAAGGAAGGGCCAATAAGCATTGGTGGATTGTTTTTTCCATTGCCTTGGTGGCATTTCTTTGGGGAGTAGGTTGTATTATTTATACTATTTCAACGGGTATTGGAACCTGGGGATTGAACAAGACCGTTAACTGGGCTTGGGATATAACCAACTTTGTTTGGTGGGTAGGTATCGGTCATGCCGGTACATTGATTTCAGCGGTTTTGTTATTGTTCCGTCAAAAATGGAGAATGGCTATTAACCGATCTGCGGAGGCCATGACTATTTTCTCTGTTATCCAAGCTGGTTTGTTTCCGATTATACACATGGGTAGACCTTGGTTGGCATACTGGGTATTGCCTATACCTAATCAATTTGGGTCTTTGTGGGTAAACTTTAACTCTCCGTTGCTTTGGGATGTGTTTGCGATCTCAACATACCTATCTGTTTCTTTGGTATTCTGGTGGACAGGACTGCTTCCTGACTTTGCAATGTTGCGGGATAGGGCCATTTTACCTTTCCAAAAGAAAATATACAGTTTACTAAGTTTTGGATGGAGTGGACGTGCCAAGGATTGGCAACGTTTTGAAGAGGTTTCCTTGGTACTGGCAGGTTTGGCCACACCTTTGGTACTTTCTGTACATACCATCGTATCGTTTGACTTTGCCACATCCGTAATACCAGGATGGCATACCACCATCTTCCCTCCATACTTTGTTGCGGGAGCTATCTTCTCTGGATTCGCAATGGTAAATACCTTATTGATTATTATGCGAAAGGTATGTAGTCTGGAAGCTTATATTACGGTTCAACACATAGAGTTAATGAACATTGTAATTATGCTTACAGGGTCCATTGTAGGTTGTGCTTACATTACGGAGCTATTCATGGCATGGTATTCCGGTGTGGAATATGAGCAATACGCATTCCTGAACAGGGCTACCGGTCCTTATTGGTGGGCATATTGGTCAATGATGACTTGTAATGTATTCTCTCCACAATTTATGTGGTTTAAGAAATTGAGAACGAGTATTATGTTTTCGTTCTTTATCTCTATTGTGGTAAACATTGGAATGTGGTTTGAGCGTTTTGTAATTATAGTAACATCATTACACCGTGATTATTTACCATCATCATGGACAATGTTCTCACCGACCTTTGTAGATATAGGTATATTTATTGGTACCATTGGATTTTTCTTTGTACTCTTCTTATTATATGCCAGAACATTCCCAGTAATTGCACAGGCCGAGGTTAAGTCTATATTGAAATCTTCCGGAGAGCGCTATAAAAAACTAAGAGATGCGGGTAAGCCTCTTTATCAAATATCCAATGAAAGGGTTGTTGTAAAAGAAGAGCCAATTATTACGGATGATGTGTTAATGGGGGAAACAGAGCCTACCACGGGAGATAAAGTAGGGGTTAGTGAACTTTTAAGTTCCATAGGAACCTTTGATTCCACAAAGCAAACCCCTGATGATTTGAAGAAAGTTAAGGGTATAGGTCCTCAAATGGAAGCCACCTTGAATGAAATTGGAATTTTCACATTTGCACAAGTGGCAAGGATGACGGAGAAGGAATATAACTTGTTGGATTCAATTACGGGTTCTTTCCCAGGAAGGGCTCAGAGAGACGATTGGGCAGGACAAGCGAAATTATTAAACAACAAAAAGTAG
- a CDS encoding DUF3341 domain-containing protein produces MASKVIQAFYNDDDVLMHAVKKVKAAKHHIEEVYCPFPVHGLDKAMGLAPTRIAITSFLYGCVGLTVAIVMMNFIMIKDWPQDIGGKPSFSYIENMPAFVPIMFELTVFFAAHLMVITFYLRSRLWPFKKAENPDVRTTDDHFVMEIEIHGNERELKDLLVGTGAVEINISEKNSH; encoded by the coding sequence ATGGCATCTAAAGTAATACAAGCATTTTACAATGATGATGATGTGCTAATGCATGCTGTCAAAAAAGTTAAGGCTGCCAAACATCATATAGAGGAAGTCTATTGTCCATTTCCTGTTCATGGATTGGACAAGGCTATGGGGCTAGCTCCAACTAGAATTGCCATAACTTCTTTTTTATACGGGTGTGTAGGTCTTACTGTGGCTATTGTAATGATGAACTTTATTATGATCAAGGATTGGCCCCAAGATATTGGAGGTAAACCAAGTTTTAGTTACATAGAGAATATGCCTGCGTTCGTACCTATTATGTTCGAGCTTACTGTGTTCTTCGCAGCGCACCTAATGGTAATTACATTTTACTTGCGCAGTAGGTTATGGCCTTTTAAAAAGGCAGAAAACCCAGATGTTAGAACCACTGATGATCATTTTGTTATGGAAATAGAGATTCACGGGAACGAGAGGGAATTAAAGGATTTGCTTGTTGGAACTGGGGCAGTGGAAATTAATATATCAGAAAAAAACAGTCATTAA
- a CDS encoding cytochrome c oxidase subunit I — MSATAHAHVDDHAHDDHGHHHKETFVTKYIFSQDHKMIAKQYFITGILIMGFIGIAMSLLFRMQLAWPGESSIFFEALLGKWAPEGVMDADVYLALVTMHGTIMVFFVLTAGLSGTFSNLLIPLQIGARDMASGFLNMISYWMFFVSCVIMVISLFVEAGPAAAGWTIYPPLSALPMAQPGSGMGMTLWLVSMAIFIASSLLGSLNYIVTVLNLRTKGMTMTRLPLTIWAFLVTAVIGVISFPVLLSAALLLIMDRSFGTSFFLSDIFIQGEVLHYQGGSPVLFEHLFWFLGHPEVYIVILPAMGIVSEVMAVNARKPIFGYRAMIASILAIAFLSTIVWGHHMFISGMNPFLGSVFTFTTLLIAIPSAVKAFNWITTLWKGNLQLNPGMLFSIGMVSTFITGGLTGIILGDSTLDINVHDTYFVVAHFHLVMGISALYGMFAGVYHWFPKMFQGRMMNKNLGYAHFWITAIGSYGVFFPMHFVGMAGVPRRYYQNTAFPMFDELTDVQVLMTVFAIITAMAQLFFVFNFVRSIFYGKRGPQNPWKSTTLEWTTPTEHIHGNWPGAIPEVHRWAYDYSKVDENNEYIIAGQDYVPQTLPLFDGEEELQH; from the coding sequence ATGTCAGCAACAGCACATGCACACGTAGATGATCACGCACATGACGATCATGGACATCATCATAAGGAAACGTTCGTTACAAAATACATATTCAGTCAAGACCATAAAATGATTGCCAAACAGTATTTCATTACTGGAATACTCATTATGGGATTTATTGGTATAGCCATGTCACTTTTGTTCAGGATGCAATTAGCTTGGCCAGGAGAATCAAGTATATTTTTCGAGGCATTACTGGGCAAATGGGCACCAGAAGGCGTAATGGATGCGGATGTATATTTGGCCTTAGTAACCATGCATGGTACCATTATGGTATTTTTCGTTTTAACAGCTGGTCTTAGTGGTACCTTTAGTAATTTATTGATTCCCTTACAGATTGGTGCAAGGGATATGGCCTCTGGCTTTTTGAATATGATATCTTATTGGATGTTTTTTGTGTCCTGTGTTATTATGGTTATTTCTCTTTTTGTGGAAGCAGGGCCCGCGGCTGCAGGTTGGACCATTTACCCTCCATTGAGTGCCTTACCCATGGCACAACCAGGTTCGGGAATGGGTATGACCCTTTGGTTGGTGTCTATGGCTATCTTTATTGCCTCCTCATTATTAGGGTCACTTAACTATATTGTTACAGTATTGAATTTACGAACAAAAGGTATGACCATGACGAGATTGCCTTTGACCATTTGGGCATTCTTGGTAACGGCAGTAATCGGGGTAATCTCCTTTCCAGTATTGTTATCTGCAGCTCTTCTACTTATTATGGATCGTAGCTTTGGAACATCCTTCTTCTTGTCGGACATTTTCATTCAAGGAGAGGTGCTGCATTATCAGGGAGGCTCCCCTGTTCTTTTTGAGCATTTGTTTTGGTTCCTAGGACACCCGGAAGTATATATAGTTATTTTGCCGGCGATGGGAATTGTTTCAGAGGTAATGGCGGTTAATGCTAGAAAACCTATTTTTGGTTACAGGGCGATGATTGCCTCTATTTTGGCCATTGCCTTCCTATCCACAATAGTATGGGGTCACCATATGTTTATTTCAGGGATGAACCCATTCTTGGGGTCTGTATTTACGTTCACAACCTTACTTATTGCGATACCATCGGCAGTTAAGGCCTTTAACTGGATTACAACCCTTTGGAAAGGTAATCTACAATTGAATCCTGGAATGTTATTTTCCATTGGGATGGTTTCTACCTTTATTACAGGTGGATTAACCGGAATTATTCTTGGGGATAGTACCTTGGATATCAATGTTCATGATACTTATTTCGTAGTAGCACATTTCCACTTGGTAATGGGTATTTCGGCACTTTATGGAATGTTTGCAGGCGTATATCACTGGTTCCCAAAAATGTTCCAAGGTAGGATGATGAACAAAAATCTTGGGTATGCCCATTTCTGGATTACCGCCATTGGTTCCTATGGGGTATTTTTCCCAATGCATTTTGTTGGGATGGCCGGTGTTCCTAGAAGATATTATCAAAATACGGCTTTTCCAATGTTCGATGAGTTAACTGATGTTCAGGTATTAATGACCGTGTTTGCTATCATTACTGCGATGGCTCAATTATTCTTTGTGTTCAACTTTGTGAGAAGTATTTTCTATGGAAAACGTGGGCCTCAAAACCCTTGGAAATCTACCACTTTGGAATGGACAACTCCAACAGAGCATATTCATGGTAACTGGCCTGGAGCTATTCCAGAAGTACATAGATGGGCATACGACTACAGCAAAGTTGATGAAAACAATGAATACATCATCGCTGGACAGGATTACGTTCCCCAAACGTTGCCTCTGTTCGACGGTGAAGAGGAATTACAGCATTAA
- a CDS encoding c-type cytochrome, with amino-acid sequence MNSFIKLTVVICLLVVVVACQNKREPNYQYMPNMYEPVGYETYEEVDFLPSNQEAMVPPANTINRGWLPYEFENTPEGKELARLNTSPLDSMSRDENLAKGGQLYTIYCAICHGDKGKGQGTLVKREKILGVPSYDDPARNITVGTAYHTQIYGLNSMGSYASQMNSTEMWQVAEYVMKLKQDLTK; translated from the coding sequence ATGAACAGTTTTATAAAATTAACGGTTGTAATATGTTTATTGGTGGTTGTTGTGGCTTGTCAGAACAAGCGTGAACCCAATTACCAATACATGCCTAATATGTATGAGCCCGTAGGGTATGAAACTTACGAAGAGGTGGATTTTCTTCCATCGAATCAAGAGGCCATGGTTCCACCGGCCAATACCATCAATAGAGGTTGGTTGCCGTATGAATTTGAAAATACTCCTGAAGGTAAGGAACTAGCTAGATTGAATACAAGTCCATTGGATTCTATGTCAAGAGACGAAAATTTGGCAAAAGGAGGCCAATTGTATACTATTTACTGTGCTATATGTCATGGGGATAAAGGAAAAGGACAAGGAACTTTGGTAAAAAGGGAGAAGATTCTTGGGGTGCCAAGTTATGATGACCCAGCTAGAAATATTACGGTAGGTACAGCTTATCACACGCAGATTTATGGTCTTAATTCTATGGGGTCCTATGCATCCCAGATGAATTCCACCGAAATGTGGCAAGTTGCGGAATACGTAATGAAGCTGAAACAAGATTTAACCAAATAA